The following are from one region of the Stigmatella ashevillena genome:
- a CDS encoding acetyl-CoA carboxylase biotin carboxylase subunit: protein MFKKLLIANRGEISRRIGVVARSMGVSTVAVYSDADAELPFVREADEAVRIGPAPAKDSYLHIPAILEAAKKTGAEAIHPGYGFLSENAEFASACQAAGIVFVGPPPEAMLRMKDKSQARKLVAAAGVPVVPGTEGVVPDVASALKEAEGIGYPVLCKAAGGGGGIGMAAAKDPAELEKVFRQCTDRAKAAFGREGVYLERYFPAPRHIEVQILGDHHGHLIHGLERECSIQRRHQKVVEEAPSPLFAGGKHPEVAQKLFTAAVAAAQAFGYANAGTVEFLYSEGNVYFIEMNARLQVEHPVTELTTGLDLIGWQLRIASGERLTVRQEDVTRKGAALEFRIYAEDPVKFFPSPGPLKVFVPPTGEGVRLDSGYAEGNTVTPNYDPMIAKLIVSGATRAQAIERSIAALEQFRIEGIKTNIPLHLRILRSEAFRAGELDTRFLEHHAKP from the coding sequence ATGTTCAAGAAGCTGCTCATCGCCAACCGGGGTGAAATTTCCCGCCGCATTGGAGTGGTCGCCCGGAGCATGGGGGTCTCCACCGTCGCCGTCTACTCGGACGCGGACGCGGAGCTGCCCTTCGTCCGGGAGGCGGACGAGGCGGTGCGCATTGGCCCTGCCCCCGCCAAGGACAGTTACCTCCACATTCCCGCCATTCTGGAGGCGGCGAAGAAGACGGGGGCCGAGGCCATCCACCCGGGGTACGGCTTCTTGTCGGAGAACGCCGAGTTCGCCAGCGCCTGCCAGGCGGCGGGCATCGTCTTCGTGGGGCCTCCCCCAGAGGCCATGCTGCGGATGAAGGACAAGAGCCAGGCTCGCAAGTTGGTGGCGGCCGCGGGGGTGCCCGTGGTGCCCGGCACCGAGGGCGTGGTGCCGGATGTGGCCTCGGCGCTGAAAGAGGCCGAGGGCATTGGCTACCCGGTGCTCTGCAAGGCGGCGGGCGGAGGCGGCGGCATCGGCATGGCCGCGGCGAAGGATCCGGCCGAGCTGGAAAAGGTTTTCCGGCAGTGCACGGACCGGGCGAAGGCGGCCTTTGGGCGCGAGGGGGTCTATCTGGAGCGCTACTTTCCGGCGCCGCGCCACATCGAGGTGCAGATCCTGGGAGATCACCACGGCCACCTCATCCATGGCCTGGAGCGCGAGTGCTCCATCCAGCGCCGTCACCAGAAGGTGGTGGAGGAGGCGCCCTCGCCGCTCTTCGCGGGAGGTAAGCACCCCGAGGTGGCCCAGAAGCTGTTCACGGCGGCGGTGGCGGCGGCCCAGGCCTTTGGCTACGCCAACGCGGGCACGGTGGAGTTTCTCTACTCGGAAGGGAACGTCTACTTCATCGAGATGAACGCGCGGCTCCAGGTGGAGCACCCGGTGACCGAGCTGACGACGGGGTTGGATCTCATCGGCTGGCAGTTGCGCATCGCCAGCGGAGAGCGGCTCACGGTGCGCCAGGAGGACGTGACGCGGAAGGGGGCGGCGCTCGAGTTCCGCATCTACGCGGAGGATCCGGTGAAGTTCTTTCCGTCCCCGGGCCCGCTCAAGGTGTTCGTGCCGCCCACGGGCGAGGGCGTGCGCCTGGACTCGGGCTATGCCGAGGGCAACACCGTCACGCCGAACTATGATCCGATGATTGCCAAGCTCATCGTCTCGGGCGCCACGCGCGCCCAGGCCATCGAGCGGTCGATTGCGGCGCTGGAGCAGTTCCGCATCGAGGGCATCAAGACGAACATCCCGCTGCACCTGCGCATCCTTCGGTCCGAGGCCTTCCGCGCGGGCGAGCTGGATACGCGTTTCCTGGAGCACCACGCGAAGCCCTAG